In Micrococcus luteus NCTC 2665, a single window of DNA contains:
- the argC gene encoding N-acetyl-gamma-glutamyl-phosphate reductase: protein MTHTVAVSGASGYAGGEALRLLAGHPFVTVGAITAHSNAGERLGALQPHLHALVDRVLAETTADVLADHDVVILALPHGASGALAAEIAERSPDTLVIDAGADHRLESAADWEAFYGTAHAGTWPYGLPELPGQRERLAGTRRIAVPGCYPTTSILALAPGFAAGLLEPRDVVIVAASGTSGAGKALKPHLLGAEVMGGMSPYGVGGGHRHTPEIEQGLAQAAGEPVRISFTPTLAPMSRGILATATARLRPGVAAADVRAAWASAYGREPFVHLLPEGQWPTTKAVLGSNHVQLQLAVDERAGRVIVCAALDNLTKGTAGGAVQSMNIALGLPEQAGLEQQGVAP from the coding sequence ATGACCCACACCGTCGCCGTCTCCGGAGCCAGCGGCTACGCCGGGGGAGAGGCCCTGCGCCTGCTCGCCGGCCACCCGTTCGTCACCGTCGGAGCCATCACGGCCCACTCCAACGCGGGGGAGCGCCTCGGCGCCCTTCAGCCGCACCTGCACGCCCTGGTGGACCGCGTCCTCGCGGAGACCACCGCGGACGTCCTCGCCGACCACGACGTCGTGATCCTCGCGTTGCCCCACGGGGCCTCCGGGGCGCTCGCGGCCGAGATCGCCGAGCGCTCCCCGGACACCCTGGTGATCGACGCGGGCGCCGACCACCGCCTCGAGTCCGCCGCAGACTGGGAGGCCTTCTACGGCACCGCGCACGCCGGGACCTGGCCCTACGGCCTGCCCGAGCTGCCCGGTCAGCGCGAGCGACTCGCCGGCACCCGCCGCATCGCCGTCCCCGGGTGCTACCCGACCACCTCGATCCTCGCCCTCGCGCCCGGCTTCGCCGCGGGGCTGCTCGAGCCGCGGGACGTGGTGATCGTCGCCGCCTCGGGCACCTCCGGGGCGGGCAAGGCGCTCAAGCCGCACCTGCTCGGCGCCGAGGTCATGGGCGGGATGAGCCCGTACGGCGTCGGCGGCGGGCACCGGCACACCCCGGAGATCGAGCAGGGCCTGGCCCAGGCGGCCGGCGAGCCGGTCCGCATCTCCTTCACGCCCACACTCGCGCCGATGTCGCGCGGCATCCTCGCGACGGCCACCGCGCGGCTGCGCCCCGGCGTCGCCGCCGCGGACGTGCGCGCCGCATGGGCCTCGGCCTACGGCCGTGAACCCTTCGTGCACCTGCTCCCCGAGGGGCAGTGGCCCACCACGAAGGCGGTCCTCGGCTCCAACCACGTGCAGCTGCAGCTCGCCGTGGACGAGCGGGCCGGCCGCGTGATCGTCTGCGCGGCGCTCGACAACCTCACCAAGGGCACGGCCGGCGGCGCCGTGCAGTCCATGAACATCGCCCTGGGCCTGCCGGAGCAGGCGGGGCTCGAGCAGCAGGGGGTCGCACCGTGA
- a CDS encoding quinone oxidoreductase family protein yields the protein MTTANTPAVPRTHHAVVVSATGGPEVLQWTETEVPSPAPGHVLVRTAAAGLNFIETYQRSGVYAMDLPFTPGTEGSGEVVALGEGVDAALLGARVATATATGAYAEHFTAPADRLLAVPEGVDLAEAAALPLQGMTAHYLCRSTFPVEEGHTVVVTAGAGGVGLLLTQLATARGARVITTASTEEKRELSRGAGAAAAVDYPDLAATVAELTDGEGAHVVYDGVGKDTFDTSLEVLRVRGTLVLFGGASGQVPPFDLQRLNAAGALYVTRPSLVHYTRTGEETRWRGGEVFGAWASGELDVRIGERFPLADAAAAHAALESRSTTGKVLLTLS from the coding sequence ATGACCACTGCGAACACCCCCGCCGTCCCCCGCACCCACCACGCCGTCGTCGTGTCCGCCACGGGCGGCCCCGAGGTCCTGCAGTGGACCGAGACGGAGGTGCCCTCCCCCGCGCCGGGGCACGTGCTGGTGCGCACCGCCGCGGCGGGCCTGAACTTCATCGAGACGTACCAGCGCTCCGGGGTCTACGCGATGGACCTGCCCTTCACCCCCGGCACCGAGGGCTCCGGCGAGGTCGTCGCGCTCGGCGAGGGCGTGGACGCCGCGCTCCTGGGGGCCCGTGTCGCCACCGCGACGGCCACCGGTGCGTACGCCGAGCACTTCACCGCCCCCGCGGATCGTCTCCTCGCCGTCCCGGAGGGCGTCGACCTGGCCGAGGCCGCCGCCCTTCCGCTGCAGGGCATGACGGCCCACTACCTCTGCCGGTCCACCTTCCCGGTGGAGGAGGGCCACACGGTGGTCGTGACGGCCGGTGCCGGCGGCGTGGGGCTCCTGCTCACCCAGCTCGCGACGGCCCGCGGCGCCCGCGTGATCACCACGGCGTCCACGGAGGAGAAGCGGGAGCTGTCCCGGGGCGCGGGCGCCGCCGCCGCGGTGGACTATCCGGACCTCGCCGCCACGGTGGCGGAGCTGACCGACGGCGAGGGCGCGCACGTCGTGTACGACGGCGTGGGGAAGGACACCTTCGACACCTCGCTCGAGGTGCTGCGCGTGCGCGGCACGCTCGTGCTCTTCGGCGGGGCCTCCGGGCAGGTGCCCCCCTTCGACCTGCAGCGGCTCAACGCGGCCGGCGCGCTGTACGTCACCCGGCCCTCGCTGGTGCACTACACGCGCACGGGCGAGGAGACCCGCTGGCGTGGTGGAGAGGTGTTCGGGGCGTGGGCCTCCGGTGAGCTCGACGTACGGATCGGCGAGCGCTTCCCGCTGGCGGACGCGGCCGCCGCGCACGCCGCCCTGGAGTCCCGGTCGACGACGGGCAAGGTGCTGCTCACCCTGTCCTGA
- a CDS encoding Pls/PosA family non-ribosomal peptide synthetase — MSLSSAAPTPPSVPLDPAGAPHRPQLPGSERTPPARTLVELFDATAREHPDATALDDGVEPLTYAELRERVDETARHLWAAGVRKGDRVGVRIASGTAALYVSILGVLAAGAAYVPVDADDPEERARLVFGEAKVAGVLTDERVYAPHPEHTVDPAAEARAPGLEDDAWIIFTSGSTGTPKGVAVSHRSAAAFVDAEARIFLADDPLAPGDRVLAGLSVAFDASCEEMWLAWRHGACLVPAPRSLVRSGMDLGPWLAERRITAVSTVPTLAAMWPTEAMDNVRLLIFGGEACPPELAARLAEDGREVWNTYGPTEATVVACAAPLTGLGPVRIGLPLDGWDLAVVDPQTTLPVAEGETGELIIGGVGLARYLDPAKDAEKYAPMPSLGWERAYRSGDLVVFEPEGLLFVGRADDQVKLGGRRIELGEVDAALQALPGVHGGAAAVQTTPAGHQILVGYLVPADPEAGLDLHMAREHLAAELPAALVPRLAVVDALPTKTSGKVDRHALPWPLPGAEVDEDAPQPDEDTADGWVLRQWADVLGAPPKDADTDFFEAGGGSLAAAQLVARLRLRHPAVTVQDVYRNPTAGALVAAVVGEDGPRGIEVHDRHVDRTRHRTQWVQTLVGLPVFVLPALRLGVWTGLALNLLTLSGLAPGLPTVPWWVLIVAGLLVVTVPGRMLLTAATARLLLRGVSPGSYPRGGRVHLRLWLAQQISDLVDPYSLAGATWVPAYARLLGNRIGKDVDMHTVPPVTGMLTVEEGAAIEPEVDLSGYWVDGDVVRLGEVRIGADAVVGARSTLLPGARVGAGAHVEAGSTVAGWVRGGQRHAGSPAVKVGKVKPRGPAEAPRETPGWRLMATVLSTLVSLLPLVSAAAAAAVAAWSLTWWPPAPEAGPLAAVGTTAARLLAASPLVAGVWFLTQMLLVLVTVRLLALGITEGHHPVRSRVGWQVWATERVLDAARDQLFPIYASRFTPTWLRLLGAEVGRGVEASTVVLVPSMTRVGDGAFLADDTMVSSYSLDGGWMHVAPAKVGKRSFVGNSGMVPGGRTLRRDSLVAVLSTTPAKTKAGTSWMGSPPVRLRRNEVTADASLTYDPPARLKAARTAWELLRAIPVWLHVALSLAVGATLAALIAVGTWVLAFVLGGVVLLAAGAVAAGLTVLAKWVFVGRIRAGEHPLWSSFIWRNEVADTFTEFLAAPWFTRAAAGTPALVWFLRAMGARIGHGAWVESYWLPEADLVELGDGATVNRGCVVQTHLFHDRVMSLDAVVLEDGATLGPHSVVLPAARLGRGTTVGAGSLVMRGEELPAGTWWLGNPVSPWRRPDGDPAAATTPSREEA, encoded by the coding sequence GTGTCCCTTTCGTCCGCCGCGCCCACCCCGCCCTCTGTCCCCCTCGACCCTGCGGGCGCACCGCATCGGCCGCAGCTGCCCGGCTCCGAGCGCACCCCGCCCGCCCGGACGCTCGTGGAGCTCTTCGACGCCACGGCGCGCGAGCACCCGGACGCGACCGCCCTGGACGACGGCGTCGAGCCGCTGACGTACGCGGAGCTGCGGGAGCGGGTCGACGAGACCGCCCGCCACCTGTGGGCCGCCGGCGTGCGGAAGGGAGACCGGGTCGGCGTGCGGATCGCCTCGGGCACGGCCGCGCTGTACGTCTCGATCCTCGGCGTGCTCGCCGCCGGCGCGGCCTACGTCCCCGTGGACGCGGACGATCCGGAGGAGCGCGCCCGTCTCGTGTTCGGCGAGGCGAAGGTGGCCGGCGTCCTCACCGACGAGCGGGTCTACGCCCCGCACCCCGAGCACACCGTGGACCCGGCCGCCGAGGCCCGCGCCCCCGGGCTCGAGGACGACGCGTGGATCATCTTCACCTCGGGCTCGACGGGCACCCCCAAGGGCGTGGCGGTGAGCCACCGCTCGGCCGCGGCCTTCGTGGACGCCGAGGCGCGGATCTTCCTGGCGGACGATCCGCTCGCCCCGGGCGACCGCGTGCTGGCGGGACTGTCCGTCGCGTTCGACGCCTCGTGCGAGGAGATGTGGCTCGCCTGGCGTCACGGTGCGTGCCTGGTCCCGGCCCCCCGCTCGCTCGTGCGCTCCGGCATGGACCTCGGCCCGTGGCTCGCCGAGCGGCGCATCACCGCCGTGTCCACCGTGCCGACCCTCGCTGCGATGTGGCCCACCGAGGCCATGGACAACGTCCGGCTGCTGATCTTCGGCGGCGAGGCCTGCCCTCCCGAGCTCGCCGCGCGCCTGGCGGAGGACGGCCGCGAGGTCTGGAACACCTACGGCCCCACGGAGGCCACCGTCGTCGCGTGCGCGGCCCCGCTCACCGGTCTCGGCCCGGTCCGCATCGGCCTGCCCCTGGACGGCTGGGACCTGGCCGTCGTCGACCCGCAGACCACGCTGCCCGTGGCCGAGGGCGAGACGGGCGAGCTGATCATCGGCGGCGTCGGCCTGGCCCGCTACCTCGATCCGGCCAAGGACGCCGAGAAGTACGCCCCCATGCCCTCCCTCGGCTGGGAGCGCGCCTACCGCTCCGGCGACCTCGTGGTCTTCGAGCCGGAGGGCCTGCTGTTCGTCGGCCGCGCCGACGACCAGGTGAAGCTCGGCGGCCGGCGCATCGAGCTCGGCGAGGTGGACGCGGCCCTCCAGGCCCTGCCCGGCGTCCACGGCGGCGCCGCGGCCGTGCAGACCACCCCGGCGGGCCACCAGATCCTCGTCGGCTACCTCGTGCCCGCGGACCCCGAGGCCGGGCTCGACCTGCACATGGCCCGCGAGCACCTCGCGGCGGAGCTGCCGGCCGCCCTCGTGCCCCGGCTGGCCGTCGTGGACGCCCTGCCCACGAAGACCTCCGGCAAGGTGGACCGCCACGCGCTGCCGTGGCCCCTGCCCGGCGCCGAGGTGGACGAGGACGCGCCCCAGCCGGACGAGGACACCGCCGACGGCTGGGTGCTGCGCCAGTGGGCGGACGTGCTCGGCGCGCCCCCCAAGGACGCCGACACCGACTTCTTCGAGGCCGGCGGCGGCTCGCTCGCCGCGGCCCAGCTCGTGGCCCGCCTGCGCCTGCGCCACCCGGCCGTGACCGTCCAGGACGTCTACCGCAACCCCACTGCCGGGGCCCTCGTGGCCGCCGTCGTGGGCGAGGACGGCCCCCGCGGCATCGAGGTGCACGACCGGCACGTCGACCGCACCCGCCACCGCACCCAGTGGGTCCAGACCCTCGTGGGGCTGCCCGTGTTCGTCCTGCCCGCCCTGCGCCTGGGCGTGTGGACCGGCCTGGCCCTGAACCTGCTGACGCTCTCCGGGCTGGCGCCCGGGCTGCCCACCGTGCCGTGGTGGGTGCTGATCGTGGCCGGCCTGCTGGTGGTCACCGTGCCCGGCCGCATGCTGCTCACCGCCGCGACGGCCCGGCTGCTGCTGCGCGGCGTGAGCCCCGGGTCCTACCCGCGCGGCGGCCGCGTCCACCTGCGCCTGTGGCTCGCCCAGCAGATCAGCGACCTCGTGGACCCCTACTCGCTGGCCGGCGCCACGTGGGTGCCCGCCTACGCGCGACTGCTGGGCAACCGGATCGGCAAGGACGTGGACATGCACACCGTGCCACCGGTCACCGGCATGCTCACGGTCGAGGAGGGCGCCGCGATCGAGCCCGAGGTGGACCTGTCCGGCTACTGGGTCGACGGCGACGTCGTCCGGCTCGGCGAGGTGCGCATCGGCGCGGACGCCGTCGTGGGCGCCCGCTCCACGCTCCTGCCGGGCGCCCGGGTCGGCGCCGGGGCGCACGTCGAGGCCGGGTCCACCGTCGCCGGGTGGGTGCGCGGCGGCCAGCGCCACGCCGGCTCCCCCGCCGTCAAGGTGGGCAAGGTGAAGCCCCGCGGCCCCGCCGAGGCGCCGCGGGAGACCCCGGGCTGGCGCCTGATGGCGACCGTCCTCTCGACCCTCGTCTCCCTCCTGCCGCTCGTCTCCGCCGCCGCGGCGGCCGCGGTGGCCGCGTGGTCGCTGACCTGGTGGCCGCCGGCCCCGGAGGCGGGACCGCTGGCCGCCGTCGGGACCACCGCGGCGCGCCTGCTGGCCGCGAGCCCCCTGGTGGCCGGCGTGTGGTTCCTGACCCAGATGCTGCTCGTGCTCGTCACGGTGCGCCTGCTCGCGCTCGGCATCACGGAGGGGCACCACCCCGTGCGCTCCCGGGTCGGCTGGCAGGTGTGGGCCACCGAGCGCGTCCTCGACGCCGCCCGCGACCAGCTCTTCCCGATCTACGCCTCCCGCTTCACGCCGACGTGGCTGCGCCTGCTCGGCGCCGAGGTGGGCCGCGGCGTCGAGGCCTCCACCGTGGTGCTCGTGCCGAGCATGACCCGCGTGGGCGACGGCGCGTTCCTCGCCGACGACACGATGGTCTCCTCCTACTCCCTCGACGGCGGGTGGATGCACGTGGCCCCCGCGAAGGTCGGCAAGCGCTCGTTCGTGGGCAACTCCGGCATGGTGCCCGGTGGCCGCACGCTGCGCCGCGACTCGCTCGTGGCGGTGCTGTCCACCACCCCGGCCAAGACCAAGGCGGGCACGTCCTGGATGGGCTCCCCACCCGTGCGCCTGCGCCGCAACGAGGTCACCGCGGACGCCTCCCTCACCTACGACCCGCCGGCCCGGCTCAAGGCCGCCCGCACCGCCTGGGAGCTGCTGCGCGCGATCCCGGTGTGGCTGCACGTGGCCCTGTCCCTCGCCGTCGGCGCGACGCTGGCCGCCCTCATCGCGGTCGGCACGTGGGTGCTGGCCTTCGTCCTGGGCGGCGTCGTCCTGCTCGCGGCCGGCGCGGTCGCGGCGGGCCTGACCGTGCTCGCCAAGTGGGTCTTCGTGGGCCGGATCCGCGCGGGCGAGCACCCGCTGTGGTCCTCGTTCATCTGGCGCAACGAGGTCGCGGACACCTTCACCGAGTTCCTCGCCGCCCCGTGGTTCACCCGGGCCGCGGCCGGCACCCCCGCCCTGGTCTGGTTCCTGCGCGCGATGGGCGCCCGGATCGGCCACGGGGCCTGGGTCGAGTCGTACTGGCTGCCCGAGGCCGACCTCGTGGAGCTCGGCGACGGCGCCACCGTGAACCGCGGCTGCGTCGTCCAGACCCACCTGTTCCACGACCGCGTGATGTCCCTGGACGCCGTCGTCCTGGAGGACGGCGCCACCCTCGGCCCCCACTCCGTGGTGCTGCCTGCCGCTCGCCTGGGCCGCGGCACCACCGTCGGCGCCGGGTCCCTCGTGATGCGCGGCGAGGAGCTGCCCGCCGGCACGTGGTGGCTCGGCAACCCGGTCTCCCCGTGGCGTCGTCCCGACGGCGACCCCGCCGCCGCGACCACCCCCTCCCGAGAGGAAGCATGA
- a CDS encoding M1 family metallopeptidase, translated as MSTDPYVPGVGTDAATVEHIALDLDVRLAANRVSGTAVLRVRLAKQSRRIELDLHRLRVSRVAAVVDGRAIASSFTQPGRAPSRLVVDLGESLPEGTLVELTVVYAGTPTLRRSPWGTIGWEELTDGVLVAGQPHGASTWLPCVDSPTSRSTAEITLTCDAGYLPVANGVGAPVRTRGSRVTWRWRLDQPVPAYLLSVQIGRYRLVDAAPPAEGLPALRLVVSPRTEQRARRALAPQPAMMATFIDAYGPYPFEDYTAVVADEELEIPLEAAGMSLFGTNHLDGSWESERLIAHEMSHQWFGNAVTLGRWSDLWLHEGFACWSEWLWAEASGRSSITSMARRAWQKLAAHPVEQALAEPGPEEMFEDWVYKRGALTVEALRQLLGADLFGSMLRAWVREHRFGTVDSLGLRTHVHAWAPHAGVSRAQVDELFDAWTLRPALPPFPG; from the coding sequence ATGAGCACCGATCCCTACGTCCCGGGCGTCGGCACCGACGCCGCCACCGTCGAGCACATCGCGCTGGACCTCGACGTGCGCCTGGCCGCGAACCGGGTCTCCGGCACCGCCGTCCTGCGCGTGCGCCTGGCGAAGCAGAGCCGCCGCATCGAACTGGACCTGCACCGGCTGCGCGTCTCCCGGGTGGCCGCCGTCGTCGACGGCCGCGCCATCGCCTCCTCGTTCACCCAGCCGGGCCGCGCCCCGAGTCGCCTCGTCGTCGACCTGGGCGAGAGCCTGCCGGAGGGCACGCTCGTGGAGCTCACCGTGGTCTACGCGGGCACGCCCACGCTGCGGCGCAGCCCGTGGGGCACGATCGGCTGGGAGGAGCTCACGGACGGCGTGCTCGTGGCCGGGCAGCCCCACGGCGCCTCCACGTGGCTGCCGTGCGTGGACTCCCCCACCTCACGCTCGACGGCGGAGATCACCCTCACCTGCGATGCGGGCTACCTGCCCGTCGCCAACGGCGTGGGCGCACCCGTGCGCACGCGCGGCTCGCGGGTCACGTGGCGGTGGCGGCTCGACCAGCCCGTGCCCGCCTACCTGCTCAGCGTGCAGATCGGCCGCTACCGGCTCGTGGACGCCGCCCCTCCCGCCGAGGGCCTGCCGGCGCTGCGCCTCGTGGTCTCCCCGCGGACCGAGCAGCGGGCCCGCCGGGCCCTCGCCCCCCAGCCGGCCATGATGGCCACGTTCATCGACGCCTACGGGCCGTACCCGTTCGAGGACTACACCGCGGTCGTGGCCGACGAGGAGCTCGAGATCCCGCTCGAGGCCGCGGGCATGTCCCTGTTCGGCACCAACCACCTGGACGGCTCGTGGGAGTCCGAGCGGCTGATCGCCCACGAGATGTCCCACCAGTGGTTCGGCAACGCCGTGACCCTGGGCCGCTGGTCCGACCTGTGGCTGCACGAGGGCTTCGCCTGCTGGTCCGAGTGGCTGTGGGCCGAGGCCTCGGGGCGGTCCAGCATCACCTCGATGGCGCGGCGGGCCTGGCAGAAGCTGGCCGCGCACCCGGTGGAGCAGGCGCTGGCCGAGCCCGGGCCGGAGGAGATGTTCGAGGACTGGGTGTACAAGCGCGGCGCGCTCACCGTGGAGGCGCTGCGGCAGCTGCTCGGCGCGGACCTCTTCGGCTCCATGCTGCGCGCCTGGGTGCGGGAGCACCGGTTCGGCACCGTCGACTCCCTGGGGCTGCGCACGCACGTGCACGCGTGGGCCCCGCACGCCGGGGTGAGCCGGGCACAGGTGGACGAGCTCTTCGACGCGTGGACGCTGCGGCCCGCCCTGCCGCCGTTCCCGGGCTGA
- a CDS encoding 4'-phosphopantetheinyl transferase family protein, with the protein MSAATGPWGLTSAVPASAGAADAVSALLGQVRTALTAAWGVPVGPLGLRHACAGCGSAAHGAPALTGLPPGRVALVSFTHVRMPGAEDRARIGAWWAPARPADGLGLGVDVERADAAAFADEDGLGGVGFSTAERARVRELPGPERPAARARLWTRKEALVKAVGTGFTGDPAAVDALTVPADVVLVDLTDRLPGGLVGALALRGR; encoded by the coding sequence GTGTCCGCCGCGACCGGCCCGTGGGGCCTGACATCGGCCGTCCCCGCCTCGGCGGGGGCGGCCGACGCCGTCTCCGCGCTGCTCGGTCAGGTGCGCACCGCCCTGACGGCGGCCTGGGGCGTGCCGGTGGGGCCGCTCGGGCTCCGGCACGCCTGCGCGGGCTGCGGCTCGGCCGCGCACGGCGCCCCCGCGCTGACCGGCCTGCCCCCCGGCCGGGTCGCCCTCGTCTCGTTCACGCACGTCCGGATGCCCGGCGCCGAGGACCGGGCACGGATCGGGGCGTGGTGGGCGCCGGCACGGCCCGCCGACGGGCTCGGCCTCGGGGTGGACGTCGAGCGGGCGGACGCCGCGGCCTTCGCGGACGAGGACGGCCTGGGCGGGGTGGGCTTCTCGACGGCGGAGCGCGCCCGGGTGCGGGAGCTTCCCGGCCCCGAGAGGCCCGCCGCGCGGGCCCGGCTGTGGACGCGCAAGGAGGCGCTCGTGAAGGCCGTCGGCACCGGCTTCACCGGCGACCCCGCCGCCGTCGACGCGCTGACCGTGCCGGCCGACGTCGTGCTGGTGGACCTCACCGACCGGCTGCCGGGCGGTCTCGTCGGGGCGCTGGCGCTGCGGGGCCGCTGA
- the pheT gene encoding phenylalanine--tRNA ligase subunit beta: MRIPLDWLREFVPVPAEHRAEDVMADLVRVGLEEEDVHRPAAELQGPIVVGQVLSKEPEPQKNGKTINWCSVRVVPEGAEQPLTGEGIEPSGVQGIVCGAHNFEVGDKVVVTLPGAVLPGDFRISPRKTYGHVSAGMIASSTELGMGDDGTDGIIVLGDLGLDPEPGTDARDVLDLHGEAAEINVTPDRGYAFSMRGVAREYAHATGVPFTDPAAAIHPPAADDAGPAVRIADDAPIHGEPGATRFVARTVSGVDATRPTPPWLAARLRLAGIRTISLPVDISNYVMWELGQPLHFYDADTLSGEIVVRRARAGETLTTLDGKERELDPEDLLIADDSGPIGLAGVMGGAATEVTDATTTIVVESANFDPVSIARTRRRHRLPSEASKRNERGVDWEVADEAAERAVQLLVELAGGTAEPGVTDVGTRPEPAVVEMAADFPSALVGVAYTTDEVVETLRALGAEVRVTEAADGAAPRLTVTAPSWRTDLRIPEDLAEEVARLRGYDAIPSVVPVAPPGRGFTRRQAQRRRVSAALAAAGLTEVLAYPFVSEEQNRRFGADSDAQGQALAMVALANPIASQYRHLRLSLLPGLVETARRNLGRGFRDLALYEMGLVFLPGAQLGSATIPPRAVHPSAEVLADLEAGIPAQPWHVAGLYAGHDSAPGPDHDPRPVDWQDAVAGALDVADVLGVELTVRQGRHHAFHPGRVAELVVVTEHGDRVVGVAGELHPQWLEAEDLPARTSVWELDLDALCAAAAEIVVAAPLSTFPVSTQDVALVVDEAVVAGDVRATLAEGAGELLEAVELFDVYRGAGVPEGRKSLAFSLRFRAPDRTLTAEEVSEARAAATALAAQRHGAVQR; encoded by the coding sequence ATGCGCATCCCCCTGGACTGGCTGCGGGAGTTCGTCCCCGTGCCCGCGGAGCACCGTGCCGAGGACGTGATGGCCGACCTCGTCCGCGTCGGCCTCGAGGAGGAGGACGTCCACCGTCCGGCCGCCGAGCTGCAGGGCCCGATCGTCGTCGGGCAGGTGCTCTCCAAGGAGCCCGAGCCGCAGAAGAACGGCAAGACCATCAACTGGTGCTCCGTGCGGGTGGTGCCCGAGGGCGCCGAGCAGCCGCTCACCGGCGAGGGCATCGAGCCCTCCGGCGTGCAGGGCATCGTGTGCGGCGCCCACAACTTCGAGGTCGGGGACAAGGTCGTCGTGACCCTGCCCGGCGCGGTGCTGCCCGGCGACTTCCGCATCAGCCCCCGCAAGACCTACGGCCACGTCTCGGCCGGCATGATCGCCTCCAGCACGGAGCTGGGCATGGGCGACGACGGCACGGACGGGATCATCGTGCTCGGCGACCTCGGGCTCGACCCCGAGCCGGGCACCGACGCCCGGGACGTCCTGGACCTGCACGGCGAGGCCGCCGAGATCAACGTGACGCCCGACCGCGGCTACGCGTTCTCGATGCGCGGCGTCGCACGCGAGTACGCGCACGCCACCGGCGTGCCCTTCACGGACCCGGCCGCGGCCATCCACCCGCCCGCGGCCGACGACGCCGGCCCGGCCGTCCGGATCGCCGACGACGCGCCGATCCACGGCGAGCCCGGGGCCACCCGCTTCGTGGCCCGCACGGTCTCCGGCGTGGACGCGACCCGTCCGACCCCGCCGTGGCTGGCCGCGCGCCTGCGCCTGGCCGGCATCCGCACCATCTCCCTGCCGGTGGACATCTCCAACTACGTGATGTGGGAGCTGGGCCAGCCCCTGCACTTCTACGACGCGGACACGCTCTCCGGCGAGATCGTGGTGCGCCGCGCGCGGGCCGGAGAGACCCTGACCACCCTCGACGGCAAGGAGCGCGAGCTCGACCCCGAGGACCTGCTCATCGCGGACGACTCCGGCCCCATCGGCCTCGCGGGCGTCATGGGCGGGGCCGCCACCGAGGTCACGGACGCCACCACCACGATCGTGGTCGAGTCCGCGAACTTCGACCCCGTGTCGATCGCGCGAACGCGGCGCCGACACCGCCTGCCCTCGGAGGCGTCGAAGCGCAACGAGCGCGGCGTCGACTGGGAGGTCGCCGACGAGGCGGCCGAGCGGGCCGTCCAGCTGCTCGTCGAGCTCGCCGGCGGCACCGCCGAGCCCGGGGTCACCGACGTCGGGACGCGGCCGGAGCCGGCCGTCGTCGAGATGGCCGCCGACTTCCCCTCCGCCCTGGTGGGTGTGGCGTACACGACCGACGAGGTCGTGGAGACGCTGCGGGCCCTGGGCGCCGAGGTGAGGGTCACCGAGGCCGCCGACGGCGCCGCCCCGCGGCTGACCGTGACCGCCCCGTCGTGGCGCACCGACCTGCGCATCCCCGAGGACCTCGCCGAGGAGGTCGCGCGCCTGCGCGGCTACGACGCGATCCCCTCCGTGGTGCCCGTGGCCCCGCCGGGCCGCGGCTTCACCCGCCGCCAGGCCCAGCGTCGCCGCGTGTCGGCCGCGCTCGCGGCCGCAGGTCTCACCGAGGTGCTCGCCTACCCGTTCGTCTCCGAAGAGCAGAACCGGCGTTTCGGGGCGGACTCGGACGCGCAGGGCCAGGCCCTGGCGATGGTGGCCCTGGCCAATCCGATCGCCTCCCAGTACCGGCACCTGCGTCTGTCGCTGCTGCCGGGCCTCGTCGAGACCGCGCGCCGCAACCTCGGACGCGGCTTCCGCGATCTGGCGCTGTACGAGATGGGGCTGGTCTTCCTGCCCGGCGCGCAGCTGGGCTCGGCGACGATCCCGCCGCGCGCGGTCCACCCCTCCGCCGAGGTCCTGGCCGACCTCGAGGCCGGCATCCCTGCCCAGCCGTGGCACGTGGCCGGTCTGTACGCCGGGCACGACTCGGCGCCCGGGCCGGACCACGACCCCCGCCCGGTGGACTGGCAGGACGCGGTCGCCGGAGCCCTCGACGTGGCCGACGTCCTCGGCGTCGAGCTGACCGTCCGGCAGGGCCGGCACCACGCGTTCCACCCGGGCCGGGTGGCCGAGCTCGTCGTCGTGACCGAGCACGGGGACCGGGTGGTGGGCGTGGCCGGCGAGCTGCACCCGCAGTGGCTCGAGGCCGAGGACCTGCCCGCCCGCACGAGCGTGTGGGAGCTGGACCTGGACGCGCTGTGCGCCGCGGCCGCCGAGATCGTGGTCGCCGCACCGCTGTCCACGTTCCCCGTGAGCACGCAGGACGTGGCGCTCGTGGTGGACGAGGCCGTCGTGGCCGGGGACGTGCGCGCGACCCTCGCCGAGGGCGCCGGGGAGCTGCTCGAGGCCGTCGAGCTGTTCGACGTCTACCGGGGCGCGGGCGTGCCGGAGGGGCGGAAGTCCCTCGCGTTCTCCCTGCGCTTCCGCGCCCCCGACCGCACGCTCACCGCGGAGGAGGTCTCCGAGGCCCGCGCCGCGGCCACCGCGCTCGCGGCGCAGCGGCACGGGGCGGTCCAGCGCTGA